The Streptomyces sp. NBC_00440 genome contains a region encoding:
- the tsaD gene encoding tRNA (adenosine(37)-N6)-threonylcarbamoyltransferase complex transferase subunit TsaD has protein sequence MGSAVVLGIESSCDETGAGLVRDGQLLGHAVASSMDEHARFGGVVPEIAARAHVHSFVPVVREALERAGLRMSDIGAVAVTTGPGLSGALQVGLAGAKTLAFSLGVPLHGVHHLAGHVAADTLEHGPLPDPCMVLIVSGGHTSLLLVRDLARDPIVHLGDTIDDAAGECFDKVARVFGLPYPGGPAVDRTAREGDPRAVAFPRPLSGSRDARYDFSFSGLKTSAARWAEQYRLRGEELPLADGAASLQEAVADVLTRKAVAACGEHGVGTLVVVGGVAANSRVRALAEERCSAAGITLRVPPLKLCTDNGAMIAAVGDLLVRAGAQPGPLDVSIDPSAPLEYAALHPVSRTAARAA, from the coding sequence GTGGGTTCTGCGGTGGTGCTCGGGATCGAGTCCTCGTGCGACGAGACGGGCGCCGGTCTTGTGCGTGACGGGCAGTTGCTGGGGCATGCGGTGGCGTCGAGCATGGACGAGCACGCCCGTTTCGGTGGAGTGGTCCCGGAGATCGCCGCGCGGGCGCACGTCCACTCGTTCGTTCCCGTCGTGAGGGAGGCGCTGGAGCGGGCCGGGCTGCGGATGTCGGACATCGGTGCTGTGGCGGTCACCACGGGGCCGGGTCTCTCGGGTGCGTTGCAGGTCGGGCTGGCCGGGGCGAAGACGCTGGCCTTCTCGCTGGGCGTGCCGCTGCACGGGGTGCATCACCTGGCGGGTCATGTGGCGGCCGACACCCTGGAGCACGGGCCGTTGCCCGACCCGTGCATGGTGCTGATCGTGTCGGGCGGGCACACGTCGCTGCTGCTTGTGCGCGACCTGGCGCGGGATCCGATCGTCCACCTGGGCGACACCATCGACGACGCGGCCGGGGAGTGCTTCGACAAGGTGGCCCGGGTGTTCGGGCTGCCGTATCCGGGTGGGCCGGCTGTCGACCGCACCGCGCGGGAGGGCGATCCGCGGGCGGTGGCGTTTCCCCGGCCGCTGAGCGGGTCGCGGGATGCGCGTTACGACTTCTCCTTCTCTGGGCTGAAGACCTCCGCTGCCCGTTGGGCGGAGCAGTACCGGCTGCGGGGCGAGGAGTTGCCGCTCGCCGACGGGGCGGCCTCCCTCCAGGAGGCCGTGGCGGATGTGCTGACGCGTAAGGCGGTGGCGGCCTGCGGCGAGCACGGGGTGGGCACGCTGGTCGTGGTGGGCGGGGTGGCCGCCAATTCACGGGTGCGGGCGCTGGCCGAGGAACGCTGCTCGGCCGCCGGGATCACTCTTCGGGTGCCGCCGCTGAAGCTGTGCACCGACAACGGCGCGATGATCGCTGCTGTCGGTGACCTCCTGGTCCGGGCGGGCGCCCAGCCGGGCCCGCTGGATGTCTCGATCGACCCGTCCGCGCCGCTGGAGTACGCGGCCCTGCACCCCGTCTCCCGCACTGCCGCGAGAGCGGCATGA
- a CDS encoding ABC transporter ATP-binding protein: MQLDVEGVSVEVAGTLLVDEVTLGAPDGTFVGLVGPNGSGKSTLLRCVYRARRPDAGVVRIEGEDVHQMPPRAAARLLAALPQESTADFDFTVTEVVAMGRLPHRERTAARDGQICRQALEQAGVAHLAARGFLSLSGGEKQRVLIARALAQEPRVLVLDEPTNHLDIAHQLDVLRRVRASGPTVLAALHDLNLAAAHCDRLHVLHGGRVVASGSPDEVLSPELLADVFNVRAHRVRHPETGATQFLFDPLAP; this comes from the coding sequence GTGCAGCTCGACGTGGAAGGCGTTTCGGTCGAGGTGGCCGGCACACTGCTCGTCGACGAGGTGACCCTCGGCGCACCCGACGGAACCTTCGTGGGTCTCGTAGGCCCCAACGGCAGCGGGAAGTCGACGCTGCTGCGGTGCGTCTACCGGGCGCGACGACCCGACGCCGGCGTGGTCAGGATCGAGGGCGAGGACGTGCACCAGATGCCGCCGCGGGCCGCGGCGCGCCTGCTCGCCGCGCTGCCGCAGGAGTCGACGGCGGACTTCGACTTCACGGTCACCGAGGTCGTCGCCATGGGCCGCCTGCCGCACCGCGAGCGCACCGCCGCGCGTGACGGGCAGATCTGTCGTCAGGCCCTGGAGCAAGCCGGAGTGGCACACCTCGCCGCGCGCGGCTTCCTGTCGCTGTCCGGCGGTGAGAAGCAGCGGGTGCTCATCGCCCGCGCGCTGGCCCAGGAACCACGCGTCCTGGTGCTCGACGAGCCCACCAACCACCTCGACATCGCCCACCAGCTCGACGTCCTGCGCCGGGTGCGTGCCAGCGGCCCGACCGTGCTCGCCGCGCTGCACGACCTCAACCTCGCCGCCGCTCACTGCGACCGGCTGCATGTCCTGCACGGCGGCCGCGTCGTCGCCTCGGGGTCCCCGGACGAGGTCCTCTCCCCCGAGCTTCTCGCCGACGTCTTCAACGTCCGAGCACACCGGGTGCGCCACCCCGAGACCGGCGCCACCCAGTTCCTCTTCGATCCACTGGCACCCTGA
- a CDS encoding ABC transporter substrate-binding protein — MRKLISSASLGLAAALTLTGCGAKVASDSKAAKSPAVTVTNCGKQVTYDKRPERVVTNDVGITELMFALGLEGRMAGYVMPADKGSLVGLPYKDAYDKVKWLSKDHITKEIALNARADLVFAGWNYGFNENVLTPDELHKDGIDTYLLTESCRNARTSTSRGIMPPLDALYTDLENLGRIFGVEKRAQKLIKQYKATVAAVHAKAPKGTGRPSVFLYDSGQDQPFTSGRYAAPEQIISEAGGVNLLHDLKDSWTTVGWETVVKRNPDVIVINDYGSTSAEQKKKFLLSYPPLRNVSAIKHKRIYTLDYADLVESPRNPSAIERLGAYLRQSTDGS; from the coding sequence GTGCGCAAGCTCATCTCCTCCGCCTCCCTCGGCCTCGCCGCCGCTCTCACGCTGACCGGCTGTGGCGCGAAGGTCGCGTCCGACTCCAAGGCCGCGAAGTCCCCGGCGGTGACCGTCACCAACTGCGGCAAGCAGGTCACGTACGACAAGCGCCCCGAGCGGGTGGTGACCAACGATGTCGGCATCACGGAGCTCATGTTCGCGCTCGGCCTGGAGGGCCGCATGGCGGGCTATGTCATGCCCGCTGACAAGGGCTCCCTCGTCGGCCTGCCGTACAAGGACGCGTACGACAAGGTGAAGTGGCTCTCCAAGGACCACATCACCAAGGAGATCGCCCTGAACGCGCGTGCCGACCTCGTCTTCGCCGGCTGGAACTACGGATTCAACGAGAACGTCCTGACACCGGACGAGCTGCACAAGGACGGCATCGACACGTATCTGCTCACCGAGTCCTGCCGCAACGCCCGTACAAGCACCTCGCGCGGCATCATGCCGCCGCTCGACGCGCTCTATACGGACCTGGAGAACCTCGGCCGGATCTTCGGCGTCGAGAAGCGCGCCCAGAAGCTGATCAAGCAGTACAAGGCCACGGTTGCCGCCGTGCACGCAAAGGCCCCCAAGGGCACGGGCCGGCCCTCGGTCTTCCTCTACGACAGCGGCCAGGACCAGCCGTTCACCTCCGGCCGCTACGCCGCGCCCGAGCAGATCATCAGCGAGGCCGGGGGCGTCAACCTCCTGCACGACCTCAAGGACTCGTGGACGACAGTCGGCTGGGAGACGGTCGTGAAGCGGAATCCGGACGTCATCGTCATCAACGACTACGGCTCGACGAGCGCGGAGCAGAAGAAGAAGTTCCTGCTCTCCTACCCGCCGCTGCGGAACGTGTCCGCGATCAAGCACAAGCGGATCTACACGCTGGACTACGCCGATCTGGTCGAGAGCCCGCGCAACCCCTCGGCGATCGAGCGGCTGGGCGCGTACCTGCGCCAAAGCACTGACGGCTCCTGA
- a CDS encoding GNAT family N-acetyltransferase — MSDATAVRRVPGPELLGHVEGVRQVYAEAFGATPWSQDEGAAGRFAARLAADVIRPGFVAALALDGGVVLGFATAWTTPAAFPADHCYPQVTASLGAERTAAWLCGAREVDELAVLGAARGRSVGAALLDTVTADAPGGRCWLLTSVRAELLRFSRRGRWVDGQSCGDEAGPELDPAQLAAELAVGVVGGGESGVGHCSAHE, encoded by the coding sequence ATGAGCGACGCCACCGCCGTCCGCCGCGTGCCCGGCCCGGAACTGCTGGGCCACGTGGAGGGCGTGCGGCAGGTGTACGCCGAGGCGTTCGGCGCCACGCCCTGGTCGCAGGACGAGGGGGCGGCGGGCCGATTCGCAGCACGGCTGGCCGCTGACGTCATACGCCCCGGGTTCGTAGCGGCCTTGGCGTTGGACGGTGGCGTCGTGCTGGGCTTCGCGACGGCCTGGACCACGCCCGCCGCGTTCCCGGCCGACCACTGCTATCCGCAGGTGACGGCCTCACTGGGCGCTGAGCGTACCGCCGCCTGGCTGTGCGGAGCACGGGAGGTCGATGAACTCGCCGTACTGGGCGCGGCACGCGGCCGAAGCGTCGGGGCCGCGCTCCTCGACACCGTGACGGCCGACGCACCGGGCGGCCGCTGCTGGCTGCTGACCTCGGTACGCGCCGAGTTACTGAGGTTTTCAAGGCGGGGTCGGTGGGTTGATGGCCAGTCTTGTGGCGATGAGGCGGGGCCGGAGTTGGATCCTGCGCAACTCGCTGCGGAGCTTGCGGTCGGGGTCGTCGGGGGTGGCGAAAGCGGTGTTGGCCATTGCTCTGCGCACGAGTGA